The sequence below is a genomic window from Brevibacillus agri.
CGGGCGAGAAGAGTCCAGCACGATACGCTCGAACTGACCGTGGCGGACGACGGGGTCGGGATGGACACAGACCCGTTTTTGCTCGCCCAGACGCAAAAAAGCGATCGGCGCCGTCTGTCGGGAATCGGCCTGTCCAACGTGAAAAACAGGCTCGCCTCGATCTACGGCGAGCCTTATGGAATCGTCATCGAAAGCAGCGCGGGGAAAGGGACGACGTGTACGATACAATTGCCAATAGGAGTGAGTAGCAGTGCTAAAAGTGTTCATCGTGGATGACGAGGCACCGGCGCGGGAGGAACTGCGCTATTTGCTTGCGCAGTTTCCCGATGTGTCGGTAATCGGGGAAGCGGCCAGCGGGGAAGAGGCGATCGAAGCCGTCATGCAGTTGGAGCCGGATGCGGTCTTCTTGGACATCCACCTGCAAGATCGGGATGGCGTCGACGTGGGTCAGGAGCTTCTGGAGTCGATGGTGCGTCCGCCGGTCATCATTTTCGCGAGCGCCTATGAAATCCATGCGGTTCGCGCTTTTGAAACAGAAGCCGTCGATTACATCGTCAAGCCGTTTAGCGAGACGCGGCTGGAAAAGACGATGAATCGCGTCCGTAAGATGCTGCACGCGCAAAAAACGCGGGCCGAGCCAGCGCGCTTTTCCGAGGAACAACTGCAAAGCCTGCTGCAAACCGTCCTGGCCGATCAGCAGCCGCGGCGTGTACCTGTGGAAAAAAACGGAAAAATCATACTGATCGACCCGAACGAAATCGTCTTCGCCACCTTGGAAGGACGTTACGCAAGCATTTACACCGACTGCGAGCAGTACGCCACCAGCTTTACGCTGCAGGAGCTGGAGAGCCGCCTGTCGCGCCAGCAGTTTTTCCGGACGCACCGGGCGTTTATCGTCAATTTGGCAA
It includes:
- a CDS encoding LytR/AlgR family response regulator transcription factor produces the protein MLKVFIVDDEAPAREELRYLLAQFPDVSVIGEAASGEEAIEAVMQLEPDAVFLDIHLQDRDGVDVGQELLESMVRPPVIIFASAYEIHAVRAFETEAVDYIVKPFSETRLEKTMNRVRKMLHAQKTRAEPARFSEEQLQSLLQTVLADQQPRRVPVEKNGKIILIDPNEIVFATLEGRYASIYTDCEQYATSFTLQELESRLSRQQFFRTHRAFIVNLAKTAELVPWFKGSIHLVMQDSRKTEVPVSRNVVKELKKRLGF